One Edaphobacter lichenicola DNA window includes the following coding sequences:
- a CDS encoding DUF1771 domain-containing protein codes for MPQSPHDRAAEYHNKAAHAHQAAATAHGKGDHLTAHELSKQAHEHSTKAFEHSKEASEHAASSKN; via the coding sequence ATGCCGCAGAGCCCGCACGACCGCGCCGCCGAATATCACAACAAAGCCGCCCACGCCCACCAGGCCGCAGCCACTGCGCACGGCAAAGGCGATCACCTCACCGCCCACGAACTCTCCAAACAAGCCCACGAGCATTCCACGAAAGCCTTCGAGCATTCGAAGGAGGCGAGCGAACACGCCGCATCCAGCAAGAACTAA